Part of the Candidatus Chlorohelix allophototropha genome, TTCAACACCGCTGCCGTTGTTGCGAACCAGCAAATTGCCGGGATGAGGGTCGGCATGGAAATGACCGTCAATCAATATCTGATTGAGATAAGCATTAGCCAGCACCCGCGCAGTCAGGTAACGGTCTATTCCGGCTGCCTCAAGCGCGGCGAAATTGGTAACTTTTATGCCGTCAATGAATTCGGTGGTCAATACCCGCTTGCTACTGCGCTCCCTGATAACTTCAGGCACATATACCCTTTTCAAATCTTTGAGATTTTGCTTGATAGCTTCGGCGTTATTGGCTTCTTCCACGTAATCCAATTCGCGCCGCAAAGTTACGTTAAATTCGCGGGCGATACCACGCAAGTCTGCGAGTTTACCCAAGTCAGTACGGCGTGATAAAAAATCAATCACCCGGTTCAGGGCTTCCAAATCGGCTTCAATAATGATTTCAATACGTGGGCGGCGTACCTTAACCGCCACATGCCGTCCATCCGGCAACCACGCCTCATGCACCTGCCCTAGCGAGGCGCTGGCAAGCGGTTTAGAATCAATTTTCTGGAAAAGCTCCGAAAGGGGCGCATCAAAGTCTTTCTCGATAATCGGCTGCAACTCGCCGAAATCAACCGAGGGCACAGCGTCCTGCAACTTGCTCAGTTCCTCAATCCATTCGTCCGGCAGCAGGTCAAAGCGCGCGCTCAGATACTGCCCTAGCTTTATCAGAACCCCGCCCAATTCAATAGCGGTTTCACGAAAGCGGATGGCACGGCGGCGATTGCGTGCAACTGTACGCTGCTCCACCCATTTTTTGCCCAGCACGGTACGCTGCGCTTTTTCCACCGTAATATCTAAAAGCAACCAGCGAAATAACCGGATAATCCGGTTGCGGCGTTGCTTCAAGCTGATAGGAGATTTATAGTTAAAATTTGCGCTCATATTACTTTTCTAGCTCTATAAAATTAGGGATTTGATAATCCCCTCGTTTTAACACCCGCCTATTATACTAATTTTTGTTCAAGCTTAGTGTGTAGGAAAATTAAAGATAAGTGGCGAATTGAGTCTTTTTATTTTAGGGATTCAAAAAACGAATCGTCCCAACCGCAATGGTCAGCAAGCGCGTATCGGGACCGGGCGCAAAATCAGAAGGGCGATTGGCTTTACCGCCTATTTTCAGAGTCAAAATATTCCGACCTGCTTGCAAATCCAGCGTTACCAGCACGTTTTGCGGCTCAAGTCTGATGCTACGGCTTCCGTTTGGCAACTTCACCCCGTTCAGATATAAGTCCAGCGAGTGTGCTTCGTGGAAACTCCATGCGGGGAACTCCAATTCTAGGCGGCGGGGCTGACCGCACCAGAACTCAATCTTTGCCTCGCTCTCCTTAGCCCAGCGATAGACCATGCCTTTGGGGTCATTCTCCGCCTCATTCCAACTACTTAGAAGCGGGTAGTAGAAGAAAACGTTTTCTGGTACTCCGGTTGGCACTTCAAATACTTGCAAGCCCTCTTTGGCGTAAACAGGTCCTTGCGGAAACAGACGATAAGCCAACGCCAGCAATTTATCAAGCTGACTGCGCGATTGCACCCGCTCTTCATGAATAATTACATAGCGGGCGTTGAAATAGCGCAGCGTATCGAGAGAAAGCGTCTGCGCTGGCAAAATATCGGGCTTCGGCGCGGTCTCAAAGTTGCGAAACTCGCGAAAGATTGGTACACCGTCCAATATAAAGTAAGCCGGATTGCGCGATACATAGCCCCCCAAGAGCGGTTTGCCGTGTTCCATCTGCGCCTCCATATAGGAGGTTTCGTATTGCGACACGGGCAAGTCGAGAATGGAATATTTAGCCGGGTCTTTTGCCAGTTCGCGATAAAACTGCGGCACATTGTATTCGGTCATCTGGTAGGGCGCAGGGAAAAGCTCAAACGCCAGCGTAAGGCAGAAAAAACCCGCCAAACTCGCCTGACCTAGTTTGCGCTTGTTCCAGCCAATCTCCAGCGCCAGCAATTTAGCCAGACCCCACGCCGCCAGCAAACCTAACGCTAGCAACGCGGACAAAGCGTAGCGCGAAGGCACGCGAGTCACATTCAGTATTGGCATATCAAAGATAAGCGAGGCTGGCAAAGGCGGACCGACTTCGACTCCGTTGATGTGCAGCCTGCGACCAAAACTGAGAAGCGCAAATAGTACCGCCACCAACAGCCAAAATTCCGCACCAACGTTAATAGTCAATTTATTATGTAAAGTTTTAGGTTGTAATTTATTTCTCAGGATCGGCGCTAGCACAATTGCTACCCCAAGCAAACTCAATAGATAGACGGTGTAGCCGGGAAAGACGATTTTCTCAAT contains:
- a CDS encoding ABC1 kinase family protein, coding for MSANFNYKSPISLKQRRNRIIRLFRWLLLDITVEKAQRTVLGKKWVEQRTVARNRRRAIRFRETAIELGGVLIKLGQYLSARFDLLPDEWIEELSKLQDAVPSVDFGELQPIIEKDFDAPLSELFQKIDSKPLASASLGQVHEAWLPDGRHVAVKVRRPRIEIIIEADLEALNRVIDFLSRRTDLGKLADLRGIAREFNVTLRRELDYVEEANNAEAIKQNLKDLKRVYVPEVIRERSSKRVLTTEFIDGIKVTNFAALEAAGIDRYLTARVLANAYLNQILIDGHFHADPHPGNLLVRNNGSGVELVFLDFGMVGVIEPKMKAGLRKLVFAAVNRNVDGIVNALNDLGFIKKPEDEDKVRVAVSFVVDKFIGINLGQLKEMNFRKAFEEVNYIVYSQPIYLPADFSFLSRALETLIGLCTNLSPQLDFIEEAKPFLKRAVLDDSSKSNTGSVKPEPENSASSDSSGFLEYIFNPVFLEQVRSTVTQIVTLPRDLSNTLERLERGRVQVQFESKELKQIVERMEQESRRTQGFMVGMSALLSAILLWWGARNFGTKRQ